The following proteins come from a genomic window of Nostoc sp. ATCC 53789:
- a CDS encoding divergent PAP2 family protein, whose protein sequence is MQDIGNILDNRVLLVALVACLIAQALKLVVEIVKNRKLNIRVLVTTGGMPSAHSALVTALAAGVGQTLGWASPDFALAMVFAIIVMYDAAGVRQAAGKQARILNQMIDELFHEKPDFSQDRLKELLGHTPVQVIAGSALGITICWLASFAYLN, encoded by the coding sequence ATGCAGGACATAGGCAACATTTTAGACAACCGGGTGCTGCTGGTTGCTCTGGTCGCTTGTTTAATTGCTCAAGCATTAAAGCTCGTAGTCGAGATCGTCAAAAATCGCAAACTGAATATCCGTGTTTTGGTGACAACTGGAGGTATGCCCAGTGCCCATTCAGCTTTAGTTACAGCTCTAGCGGCTGGTGTCGGGCAAACACTTGGTTGGGCATCTCCTGATTTTGCCCTTGCGATGGTTTTTGCCATCATTGTCATGTATGATGCAGCCGGAGTTCGCCAAGCGGCTGGTAAGCAAGCTCGTATCCTCAATCAAATGATTGATGAATTATTTCATGAAAAACCAGACTTTAGCCAAGACCGTCTGAAGGAATTACTTGGACATACACCAGTTCAGGTAATAGCTGGGTCGGCTTTGGGTATAACCATCTGTTGGTTAGCTAGTTTTGCTTATTTAAACTAG
- the folD gene encoding bifunctional methylenetetrahydrofolate dehydrogenase/methenyltetrahydrofolate cyclohydrolase FolD, producing METKTAKLLDGKAIAAKIQQQLSVAITQLQPEMGRPPGLAVLMVGDNPASAAYVRNKEKACAKVGIASFGKHFPAETTFGELQEVIAALNHDERVDGILVQLPLPDHLDAVALLHQIDPDKDADGLHPVNLGRLVRGEIGLRSCTPDGVMRLLQEYEIPLQGKQAVVVGRSILVGKPMALMLLEADATVTIAHSRSHDLKSITQNADILIAAAGRPGLITADMVKPGAVVVDVGMNRVTDASGKSRLIGDVDFESTAGVAGFITPVPGGVGPMTVAILLQNTFTSYSRAARK from the coding sequence ATGGAAACAAAAACTGCCAAACTCCTTGATGGTAAAGCAATAGCAGCAAAAATTCAGCAACAACTTTCTGTAGCAATTACACAATTACAACCAGAAATGGGACGACCCCCTGGTTTAGCAGTGTTAATGGTTGGTGATAACCCAGCGTCAGCCGCTTATGTCCGCAATAAAGAAAAAGCCTGTGCAAAAGTTGGCATCGCCTCTTTTGGTAAGCATTTTCCTGCCGAAACTACCTTTGGGGAATTACAAGAGGTAATTGCTGCACTAAACCATGATGAACGGGTGGATGGAATTCTTGTGCAGCTGCCCTTACCTGACCACTTGGATGCTGTGGCTCTACTACATCAAATTGATCCCGATAAAGATGCTGATGGACTGCACCCAGTTAACTTAGGGCGACTAGTTCGCGGAGAAATCGGTTTACGCAGCTGCACCCCGGATGGTGTGATGCGGCTTTTGCAGGAATATGAGATTCCATTGCAAGGAAAACAGGCAGTAGTGGTGGGACGGAGTATTTTGGTGGGTAAACCTATGGCGCTGATGCTACTAGAAGCTGATGCTACAGTCACGATCGCTCACTCGCGATCGCATGACCTCAAAAGCATCACCCAAAATGCTGATATTCTAATTGCAGCAGCAGGTCGTCCCGGACTCATCACTGCTGATATGGTAAAACCAGGTGCTGTTGTGGTAGATGTGGGAATGAATCGTGTCACCGATGCTAGTGGCAAAAGTCGCTTAATTGGCGATGTTGACTTTGAATCAACTGCTGGTGTAGCAGGATTTATCACCCCCGTTCCTGGTGGTGTTGGCCCTATGACTGTTGCCATATTGTTACAAAATACCTTCACCAGCTATTCCAGAGCAGCAAGAAAATGA
- a CDS encoding NUDIX hydrolase yields MNNQPVHVAIAILYQENKFLMQLRDNIPGILYPGYWALFGGHIEPGETPDIAVKREILEEIGYELPPFVEFGCYTDERVVRHVFHAPLLVELNQLVLNEGWDMGLLTPEDIHQGNCYSQNAREVRPLGNTHRQIMLDFMERNQS; encoded by the coding sequence ATGAACAATCAACCGGTGCATGTAGCGATCGCAATTCTCTATCAAGAAAACAAGTTTCTTATGCAACTACGCGACAACATCCCCGGTATTCTCTACCCTGGTTACTGGGCGCTATTTGGCGGTCATATCGAACCTGGTGAAACGCCAGATATCGCAGTGAAACGAGAAATTTTAGAAGAAATCGGCTATGAGCTACCACCCTTTGTAGAATTTGGCTGTTATACCGACGAAAGAGTTGTCCGTCATGTCTTTCATGCACCATTATTGGTGGAATTAAATCAACTGGTTTTAAATGAAGGCTGGGATATGGGATTATTGACCCCAGAAGATATTCACCAAGGTAACTGTTATTCGCAAAACGCCCGCGAAGTACGCCCTTTGGGGAATACACATCGGCAAATTATGTTGGATTTTATGGAGAGAAATCAATCTTAA
- the crtE gene encoding geranylgeranyl diphosphate synthase CrtE has product MVATDNVQKTPPEEATFNLVAYLKERQKLCDNALDQAIPIIYPEKIYEAMRYSLLAGGKRVRPILCLATCEMMGGTIEMAMPTACAVEMIHTMSLIHDDLPAMDNDDYRRGKLTNHKVYGEDVAILAGDGLLALAFELVALKTPQSVNRELTLQVIVRLGRALGAAGLVGGQVVDLECEGKSDISLETLNFIHRHKTSALLEACVVSGGIIAGASTEDVQRLTRYAENIGLAFQIIDDILDITSTKEQLGKTAGKDQQAKKVTYPSLWGLEESRLKAQELVKVACAELEPFGDRAKPLQAIAHFITSRNN; this is encoded by the coding sequence ATGGTAGCAACTGATAACGTTCAAAAGACACCACCAGAGGAAGCCACATTTAACTTAGTAGCCTATCTCAAAGAACGACAAAAGCTTTGTGATAATGCTTTAGATCAGGCTATCCCCATCATTTATCCAGAAAAGATTTATGAGGCGATGCGCTACTCGTTATTAGCTGGCGGCAAGCGTGTACGTCCCATTCTTTGTCTTGCTACCTGTGAAATGATGGGCGGCACTATCGAAATGGCTATGCCAACGGCTTGTGCTGTGGAGATGATCCACACAATGTCTTTGATTCATGATGACCTTCCAGCGATGGATAATGACGATTACCGTCGGGGAAAGCTGACAAATCATAAAGTCTATGGCGAAGATGTGGCGATTTTGGCTGGAGACGGCTTGTTAGCACTCGCTTTTGAGTTAGTTGCCCTTAAAACCCCCCAAAGCGTTAACAGAGAGCTAACCTTGCAGGTAATTGTTCGTCTTGGCCGGGCGCTGGGGGCAGCTGGTTTGGTCGGTGGTCAAGTTGTCGATTTGGAGTGTGAGGGGAAATCAGATATTTCTCTAGAAACGCTAAATTTCATTCATAGACACAAAACATCCGCCCTTTTGGAAGCTTGCGTAGTTTCTGGCGGGATCATCGCTGGGGCATCAACTGAAGACGTGCAGCGACTGACCCGTTATGCTGAAAATATTGGGCTAGCATTCCAAATCATAGATGATATTCTGGATATCACTTCTACAAAAGAGCAATTAGGCAAAACAGCTGGTAAAGACCAACAAGCGAAGAAAGTGACCTATCCTAGCCTTTGGGGACTTGAAGAATCGCGCTTAAAAGCCCAAGAGCTAGTTAAAGTAGCTTGTGCAGAATTAGAACCATTTGGAGACAGAGCCAAGCCACTCCAAGCGATCGCTCATTTTATTACTAGCCGCAATAACTAG